In the Treponema maltophilum ATCC 51939 genome, CATTGCCTGCATTGCCGATAGTACGTTTTGCGGAATCCGTGCTCTTACGGCATCCCGATCATAGTTTCCTAATTTCATACTAAAAGGAATACCGTTTTCGGCAACGCTGCGCTTAAAAAAAATACGTACCGCTGTCGATAAATCAAGCCCCAGATTTTCATAGACGGCAGCCGCATCGTCTTTCAGTTTTTCATCAACACGGATTTGAACCAAAGTGCTTGCCATAGTCAACCTCTGTTATAGTATTATACTATAAAAAAGTGTTTTTGCAAGCACATTGTAATGATAACACAAGTGAGATCTTGGTGAAATTAGTTTTATCCGTTTTGCTGCGTCTTAGTCCGTTTTGAGATGTGAAACATCAATTTCTCCCGACATAAGGCGGGGAAATAAAGCGTCTCGGAGATTTTGAAGATGACAATTTTCCACATAATTTGTTTCGATAGCTGCATCTATGGGATTGACTAGTACCTCAAACCGCTGAAGTATCTGACTGGAAGGGATAAGTATAGGAAGATTCATCATATCATCCTTATTAATGGATCCAAAAACAGTACCTTCGCCATTGTATATATTTAAAACTCGTTTTAAAACAAACATCGTATAGAGAGTAAAAGATTGACAATTATTACTTTGGATCGCCGCTAGACCGCGACCGAGACAACAAGGCTCAAAAGCAACATTCAAATCCCCTACAGGAGCTCGGATGCTCACAAGTACATCACCTTTCATCGCCATACGTTTAGATTGTGTGGTGAATAGGCGACGTGAAGGAAAGCGAAAACCAAACTCGGCACGTCCTTGATAAAATACCGTTCCAATGCCGTCTGTATTGAAAGTCGTTCCTGCGGGTGACTGCCCCATCATAACGGTAGCAATATCAGAGAGAATGCCTTCTCGCCAATCCTTCGGCATCTTTCCGCCAAAAGGCTCAAAATCCACAAACCACGATTTAAAAATCGCTTGCGCTATCTGCTCTAAATGATTGTTTATCTTTCCCCTTGCTGTCATTATAAATCAATTACTTACCGAAAGACAGGGGGAATAATGAAGGACAAACTGATTACGGCGATACAAATGCGTATGGCACCGCTGCTCGACACAGCACAGCAGGCGGAACTGCAGCGGGTGCTGGCATACTACTTTCACGATGTGGATGTTATTGAGCGGCAAGCTTCCGATCAACAGGAAAAAGAAGGGTTGCTTGAAATGTTTATTGCGGCAAAGGGGGTAGAGGGCTGTTCGGAAAAATCATTGAAATATTATGATTCAACTATACGACAGATGCAAAACAGCGTCAAAAAACCCGTACGGGAGATTACTACCGACGATTTACGGGTTTACCTTGCCGACTATCAAAAAGAACGAAAATCAAGTAAAGTAACAATAGACAATATGCGGCGGATTTTCAGCAGCTTTTTCGGATGGTTGGAGGACGAGGATTATATCCTCAAAAGCCCCGTCCGTCGAATCCATAAGATAAAGGCGGATAAAATAATCAAAGATACTTTTTCCGACGAAGGATTGGAACTGCTTCGTGATGCCTGTGACGACGTCCGCGATTTGGCAATGATCGACTTGCTTGCTTCTACGGGGATGCGTGTCGGCGAGTTGGTCGGTTTGAATCGGGAAGACATCAGTTTTCATGAAAGGGAATGCGTCGTGTTCGGCAAAGGCAAAACTGAACGATTGGTCTACTTCGATGCACGGACAAAGATTCATCTGCAAAACTACCTCGATTGCCGTACCGACAACAATCCTGCTCTTTTTGTATCGCTTGCCCTGCCGTATAAGCGGTTATTAATAGGCGGTGTAGAGACAAGGCTTCGCGAAATCGGTAAGCGTGCGGATATACAAAAGGTTCATCCGCACAAATTCCGGCGCACCCTTGCCACGCGGGCAATCGATAAAGGCATGCCCATTGAACAAGTACAACGTTTACTCGGCCATGTGAAAATAGATACGACAATGACCTATGCAATGGTCAATCAGGCGAATGTAAAAAATTCGCATAGAAAATTTATCGGCTGAGGAGAGGAATGATATGAGAAAGTGGAAAGATTGCATACTTGCAGATCTCGGCGAAATTATCGGAGGTGCGACCCCATCTACAACGAATAAAAACTATTACGGTGGTGATATAGTTTGGATAACACCGAAGGATTTATCGACGCTTCAAGGGCGATTTATTCATCATGGAATGCGTAACATTACAAGAGAAGGTTTAAACAGTTGTTCGGCGCGGCTTATGCCGAAACATAGCATCCTATTTACATCACGAGCTCCTATCGGATATGTGGCGATCACGGGAAATGAAGTATGTACCAATCAGGGCTTTAAGAGCATTATACCGAATGCTAACACAGATTATCTGTTTCTGTATTATCTTCTTGTCCATAATCGCAACAGAATAGAAAATATGGGAAGTGGTACGACCTTCAAAGAAGTTTCCGGTTCTGTAATGAAAGATATAACCGTTTCCGTACCGTCTGATATAGCGG is a window encoding:
- a CDS encoding restriction endonuclease subunit S, coding for MTARGKINNHLEQIAQAIFKSWFVDFEPFGGKMPKDWREGILSDIATVMMGQSPAGTTFNTDGIGTVFYQGRAEFGFRFPSRRLFTTQSKRMAMKGDVLVSIRAPVGDLNVAFEPCCLGRGLAAIQSNNCQSFTLYTMFVLKRVLNIYNGEGTVFGSINKDDMMNLPILIPSSQILQRFEVLVNPIDAAIETNYVENCHLQNLRDALFPRLMSGEIDVSHLKTD
- the xerA gene encoding site-specific tyrosine recombinase/integron integrase, which translates into the protein MKDKLITAIQMRMAPLLDTAQQAELQRVLAYYFHDVDVIERQASDQQEKEGLLEMFIAAKGVEGCSEKSLKYYDSTIRQMQNSVKKPVREITTDDLRVYLADYQKERKSSKVTIDNMRRIFSSFFGWLEDEDYILKSPVRRIHKIKADKIIKDTFSDEGLELLRDACDDVRDLAMIDLLASTGMRVGELVGLNREDISFHERECVVFGKGKTERLVYFDARTKIHLQNYLDCRTDNNPALFVSLALPYKRLLIGGVETRLREIGKRADIQKVHPHKFRRTLATRAIDKGMPIEQVQRLLGHVKIDTTMTYAMVNQANVKNSHRKFIG
- a CDS encoding type II toxin-antitoxin system RelB/DinJ family antitoxin, whose product is MASTLVQIRVDEKLKDDAAAVYENLGLDLSTAVRIFFKRSVAENGIPFSMKLGNYDRDAVRARIPQNVLSAMQAMAQSAASNGISDMSLEEINTEIDAARKR